One segment of Sesamum indicum cultivar Zhongzhi No. 13 linkage group LG4, S_indicum_v1.0, whole genome shotgun sequence DNA contains the following:
- the LOC105161138 gene encoding LOW QUALITY PROTEIN: uncharacterized protein LOC105161138 (The sequence of the model RefSeq protein was modified relative to this genomic sequence to represent the inferred CDS: inserted 1 base in 1 codon) gives MWRKRLIQRDMXLPALRFKTCHLLSGNVWNKELTIIQRRILQRLRNKKRSIKRKIYSRENLNSYIQSQTTRKLSLFHGDLPITEMHRRRKRSYIPFLLNPETRSDVIPVRLHFRETIPQARQPISHRRVCVNNIMVNIIHFKVSHGDIISFQENDARTRGEEIRRSFYIEISVEKFIGKFPDRPVRMWRRTKTEWFRKLKTKKECCLLLKSRFLQQLRSSMQEEDRKKFGSKKVCLGSYFDEHKRMKRNLYHFKSLFLSKRRNEKNRNIPTQTRNPIVYNSSLYSNSTYCSASPHQFTMKRKIKRIELPTHYSEVNHRTPKAVVSYGPNIGHIPHDIRLKDPNLLLRSGNERGQNI, from the exons ATGTGGCGAAAAAGACTGATTCAACGAGATA CCTTGCCTGCATTAAGATTTAAAACTTGTCATCTACTTTCAGGAAATGTTTGGAACAAAGAACTTACAATAATACAACGCCGCATTCTCCAAAGATTGAGAAACAAGAAGAGATCTATTAAGAGAAAGATTTATTCGAGAGAAAATCTTAACAGTTACATTCAATCACAAACTACACGAAAGTTGTCCCTTTTTCATGGAGATTTACCCATCACAGAGATGCACAGAAGAAGAAAACGATCATATATCCCCTTTCTACTCAATCCAGAAACAAGATCGGACGTTATTCCGGTTCGTCTCCATTTTCGTGAAACTATTCCTCAAGCAAGGCAGCCGATAAGTCATCGAAGGGTTTGTGTGAATAATATAATGGTAAacattattcattttaaagtGTCCCACGGTGATATAAtatcttttcaagaaaatgatgcGAGAACCCGCGGTGAAGAAATAAGGAGATCTTTCTATATCGAAATATCAGTTGAAAAATTCATAGGAAAATTTCCGGATCGCCCGGTCAGAATGTGGAGAAGAACCAAAACAGAATGGTTCCGAAAACTCAAGACTAAGAAGGAATGCTGCCTACTACTAAAATCCCGGTTTTTGCAACAGTTGCGTTCTTCTATGCAAGAAGAAGACAGAAAGAAGTTTGGATCAAAAAAAGTATGCTTAGGCAGTTATTTCGATGAGCACAAGAGAATGAAGAGGAATTTGTATCATTTCAAATCCCTATTCTTATCGAAGAGAAGGAACGAGAAAAACCGAAATATTCCTACTCAAACAAGAAATCCTATAGTTTACAACTCTTCTTTATATAGTAATTCGACCTATTGCTCCGCATCCCCCCATCAGTTTACTatgaagagaaaaatcaaaagaatagAACTACCTACTCATTATTCGGAGGTGAATCATAGAACACCAAAAGCTGTGGTATCTTATGGACCTAACATAGGTCACATCCCTCACGACATAAGATTGAAAGATCCAAACCTTCTTCTTCGGAGCGGAAACGAACGTGGCCAAAACATATAA
- the LOC105161137 gene encoding NADH dehydrogenase [ubiquinone] 1 alpha subcomplex subunit 8-B-like isoform X2, protein MASTVDAAGEPIPTSSVLMAAAKHIGTRCRNENLAFLKCKKDDPNPEKCLDKGRQVTQCVLHLLRDLHQNCNKELDAYAGCMYYHTNEFELCRKEQKEFEKACPL, encoded by the exons ATGGCAAGCACTGTGGATGCAGCCGGAGAACCTATCCCAACTTCGTCGGTTTTGATGGCCGCTGCGAAGCATATAGGGACTAGATGCCGAAATGAGAATTTAGCATTTTTGAAGTGCAAGAAGGATGACCCAAACCCTGAGAAATGCCTCGATAAAGGACGCCAAGTAACTCAATGCGTGCTTCACCT GCTGAGAGATCTCCACCAGAACTGCAACAAAGAACTGGATGCTTATGCTGGATGCATGTATTACCATacaaatgaatttgaattgtGCCGCAAAGAGCAAAAGGAGTTTGAGAAAGCTTGCCCCCTCTGA
- the LOC105161137 gene encoding NADH-ubiquinone oxidoreductase 20.8 kDa subunit-like isoform X1: MASTVDAAGEPIPTSSVLMAAAKHIGTRCRNENLAFLKCKKDDPNPEKCLDKGRQVTQCVLHLFSSSFHCERKRAISHEIDLNEGERGLFHCFVFALAYKDRTERLSPSFILFKYAERSPPELQQRTGCLCWMHVLPYK, translated from the exons ATGGCAAGCACTGTGGATGCAGCCGGAGAACCTATCCCAACTTCGTCGGTTTTGATGGCCGCTGCGAAGCATATAGGGACTAGATGCCGAAATGAGAATTTAGCATTTTTGAAGTGCAAGAAGGATGACCCAAACCCTGAGAAATGCCTCGATAAAGGACGCCAAGTAACTCAATGCGTGCTTCACCT GTTCTCCTCTTCCTTTCATTGTGAAAGAAAGAGGGCAATCTCACATGAAATTGACCTAAATGAAGGAGAAAGGGGGCTCTTCCATTGTTTCGTCTTTGCTTTGGCCTACAAGGATAGAACTGAGCGATTGTCCCCAAGTTTCATACTATTTAAATAT GCTGAGAGATCTCCACCAGAACTGCAACAAAGAACTGGATGCTTATGCTGGATGCATGTATTACCATacaaatga